GGTGGTGGAGAACGTCCGGACCACGCTGTTCCAGGTGGTGTCGATCGTCACGACCACGGGCTTCGGAACCGCCGACTACGAGCTCTGGAGCAGCATGTCGCAGTTCGTGCTGCTGGCACTCATGTTCATCGGCGGGTGTGCCGGCAGCACCGGGGGCGGCATGAAGAACGTCCGCCTCCTGCTGCTCACACGCCACGCCGTGAACGAGTTGCGCAAGCTCCTGCACCCGCGCGGAGTGTACGTGATCCGTTTCAATCATCGGGCGGTCCCGGGGGACGTGGTCACGAACATCCTGGGTTTCTTCCTGCTGCTGATGATCGTCACTGTCGCCGCGACCTTCGCCATGACCCTGCTCGGGCTCGACCTGCTGTCGGCCTTCGGGAGTGTGGCGGCGACGCTCAACAACATCGGTCCGGGGATCGGCTCGGTCGGGCCCACCGACGACTTCGGGCACCTTCCCGACGTGGGGAAGTGGTTGCTGGTCTTCCTCATGTTGTTGGGCCGCCTCGAGCTGTATACCGTGTTGGTGTTGCTCGTGCCCGATTTCTGGCGCCGCACCTGAGGCTCGTCCCGTCGAGGAGATCATGAACCTGCGCATCGCCCTGGCCCAATGCGACGCCACGCTCGGCGACCTGGCCGCCAACCACCAGGCTCACCTGCGCTGGATCGAGCGCGCGCGCCGCGAGCAGGCGGACCTGTTGGTCTTTCCCGAACTGTCGCTGACCGGCTATCTCCTGCAGGACCTGGTGCACGAGGTCGCCCGTCCTCGTGACGACGCGCTCTTCGCCGAGCTCGCCCGCCACGCCGGATCCATGAGCGTGGTCGTCGGCGGGATCGAGGAAGGCGACGATCACGCCCAGTACATCGCCTCGTTCCTGCTCGAGGGCGACGGCGTGAAGCACGTGCACCGGAAGGTCTACCTGGCCTCGTACGGCGTGTTCGACGAGGCGCGCTACGTCGGGGCCGGGCGTCATGTGCGCTGCGCCGACACGCGCTTCGGGCGGGTGGGGATGGTCGTGTGCGAGGACGCCTGGCACCCATCGCTCGTGGGCATCACGCTGCTCCAGGGTGCCGACCTGCTGACGATCCAGGTGGCGAGTCCCGTACGGGACCTGCGCCGCGGGGAACTGCCTCGCAACGCCGAGATCTGGCTGGACACACTGCGGACCTACGCCCGCCTCTACGGAACGTACATCCTGTTCTGCAATCGTGTGGGGAGCGAGGACGGTTTGGTGTTCTGGGGGCACAGCTGTGTCCTGGGGCCCGACGGCGAGACGGTGGCCGAGGCGCCCCTCTACGACGAGTCGCTGGTCGTGGCCGACCTCGACTTCGAGCAGGTACGTGAAGCACGACTGAGCAACCCCGTTCTGCGCGACGAGAAGATCGACCTCACCGTACGCGAGCTGCAGCGGGTGCTCGCCGATCCGGAAAGGCGCGCATGAGCGAAGCCGAATTGTTCGAGGTCCTGACCCTGCAGGAGGACGCCGTTCTCGACGTGATCGACCGCGGCCTGTTCCGTGAAGTCGATCGCACGGGCTTCGAGCGCGTCGTGCTCGGGCTGAGCGGGGGACTGGACAGTGCCCTGACCGCCTACCTGGCCGTGCGGGCCTTCGGGGTCGACAAGGTGATCGCCCTGGCGATGCCGTACCGGACCAGCAACCCCGACAGCCTCGCCCACGCCGAACTGGTGGCCGGTGAGCTGGGCGTCGAACTGCGGACCATCGACATCAGCGAGCAGATCGACGCCTACTTCG
This genomic window from Candidatus Krumholzibacteriia bacterium contains:
- a CDS encoding nitrilase-related carbon-nitrogen hydrolase, with translation MNLRIALAQCDATLGDLAANHQAHLRWIERARREQADLLVFPELSLTGYLLQDLVHEVARPRDDALFAELARHAGSMSVVVGGIEEGDDHAQYIASFLLEGDGVKHVHRKVYLASYGVFDEARYVGAGRHVRCADTRFGRVGMVVCEDAWHPSLVGITLLQGADLLTIQVASPVRDLRRGELPRNAEIWLDTLRTYARLYGTYILFCNRVGSEDGLVFWGHSCVLGPDGETVAEAPLYDESLVVADLDFEQVREARLSNPVLRDEKIDLTVRELQRVLADPERRA
- a CDS encoding potassium transporter TrkG; this translates as VVENVRTTLFQVVSIVTTTGFGTADYELWSSMSQFVLLALMFIGGCAGSTGGGMKNVRLLLLTRHAVNELRKLLHPRGVYVIRFNHRAVPGDVVTNILGFFLLLMIVTVAATFAMTLLGLDLLSAFGSVAATLNNIGPGIGSVGPTDDFGHLPDVGKWLLVFLMLLGRLELYTVLVLLVPDFWRRT